The Leucobacter sp. UCMA 4100 genome window below encodes:
- the resB gene encoding cytochrome c biogenesis protein ResB, producing MVSSRPSDYDGGSVDFDERAPVKGPELGIKGWLRWFWRQLTSMRVALLLLLMLAIATIPGSLFPQRGADPNGVALWQQDNPDLFKVLDAFPLQMFDVYGSVWFSSIYLLLFISLVGCVLPRLAQHWKALRSAPPKTPARLTRMAGFSSTEVTNENASDAEKLEFAQAAVARGEQLLKKQGYRTVIEERTFRGRTEVSVSAERGYARETGNLVFHIGLLGVLVAIGVNGAFNFHGQKVLIEGEAAMVNALIDYDTATSGTYFDDNSLDAWGMRLDNLEIDYVTPEDANQNAVGQVLEHRAFVTMFPADGSASKEELVRVNHPLRFAGSSIYLLANGYAPVITIHNAEGKIVHQEPVVFIPQDTNMTSLGIIKVSDGMPEQLGLRGFFYPTKAELDTGALTSSYPDLNDPVLTLDVFEGDLGINEGIPQSVYALDTSEMEQLTGRAVDKDSLELTLGETVDLPNGLGTISMDSVPRYVGFDVLTNPAQTWILVSALAATAGLIGSIFVPRRRMWVKAIPNASGVTFEYAALARGDDPTLERAVEDFKTSHREEL from the coding sequence ATGGTTTCGTCCCGCCCCTCTGACTATGACGGCGGATCAGTCGACTTCGATGAAAGGGCCCCGGTGAAGGGTCCCGAACTCGGGATCAAAGGCTGGTTGCGCTGGTTCTGGCGACAGCTCACGAGCATGCGTGTGGCGCTCCTGCTGCTGCTCATGCTCGCGATCGCGACGATCCCCGGCTCGTTGTTTCCGCAACGCGGCGCCGACCCGAACGGTGTCGCGCTCTGGCAGCAGGACAACCCTGACCTCTTCAAGGTGCTCGACGCGTTCCCGCTGCAAATGTTCGACGTGTACGGCTCGGTCTGGTTCTCGTCGATCTATCTGCTGCTGTTCATCTCGCTCGTTGGCTGCGTGCTGCCGAGGCTTGCCCAGCACTGGAAGGCGCTGCGCTCGGCCCCGCCGAAAACCCCGGCACGGCTCACCCGCATGGCCGGCTTCTCGTCGACCGAGGTCACGAACGAGAACGCCTCTGATGCCGAGAAGCTCGAGTTTGCCCAGGCTGCGGTTGCCCGCGGCGAGCAGCTGCTGAAGAAGCAGGGCTACCGCACGGTCATCGAAGAGCGCACCTTTCGCGGTCGCACCGAGGTCTCGGTTTCGGCCGAGCGCGGCTACGCACGTGAGACCGGTAACCTCGTGTTTCACATCGGCCTGCTCGGCGTGCTCGTCGCCATTGGCGTCAACGGCGCCTTCAACTTTCACGGGCAGAAGGTGCTCATCGAGGGCGAGGCCGCCATGGTCAACGCGCTCATCGACTACGACACTGCGACGAGCGGCACCTACTTCGACGATAACTCGCTCGACGCCTGGGGCATGCGCCTCGACAACCTCGAGATCGATTACGTGACACCAGAAGACGCGAACCAGAACGCGGTTGGCCAGGTGCTTGAGCACCGCGCCTTCGTCACGATGTTCCCCGCTGACGGCTCAGCGTCGAAGGAGGAGCTCGTCAGGGTCAACCACCCGCTGCGCTTCGCCGGCTCAAGCATCTACCTGCTCGCGAACGGCTACGCTCCCGTGATCACGATTCATAATGCCGAGGGCAAGATCGTGCACCAGGAGCCCGTCGTCTTCATTCCGCAGGACACGAACATGACGTCGCTCGGCATTATCAAGGTGTCTGACGGCATGCCAGAGCAGCTCGGTCTGCGCGGCTTCTTCTACCCGACGAAGGCCGAGCTCGACACGGGCGCCCTCACCTCGTCGTACCCCGACCTTAACGATCCGGTGCTCACGCTCGATGTGTTCGAGGGCGACCTCGGCATCAACGAGGGCATTCCCCAGTCGGTATACGCGCTCGACACGAGCGAGATGGAGCAACTCACGGGCCGCGCCGTCGACAAAGACTCGCTTGAGCTCACTCTCGGCGAAACCGTCGACCTGCCAAACGGCCTCGGCACCATCAGCATGGATTCGGTTCCGCGCTACGTCGGCTTCGACGTGCTCACGAACCCCGCCCAAACCTGGATTCTCGTCTCGGCCCTCGCCGCAACGGCCGGCCTGATCGGCTCGATCTTTGTGCCGCGCAGGCGCATGTGGGTCAAGGCGATCCCGAATGCCTCTGGCGTCACCTTCGAGTACGCGGCTTTGGCCCGTGGCGATGACCCGACGCTTGAGCGCGCGGTCGAAGACTTCAAGACCTCGCACCGCGAAGAGCTCTAG
- a CDS encoding ABC transporter permease: protein MLRLNRTAKIVLGAIAAIVMLFVYTPLAMVVLNSFNAKRVAGWPVAEFSLTWWEAALGNPAVHAAVWNSVVVALAATAIALLLGTLASFALQRYNFFGREVVNLLIILPITLPGIVTGVALSNTYHSVLEPMGIHIGFFGLIVSHATFCIVMVFNNVIARLRRMSPNLEEASMDLGGGIMQTFRLVTFPQFRTAFIAGGLLAFALSFDEIVVTIFTAPPGVDTIPLWMMNQMGRPNEANQVNVVATIMILLSLIPVYFSQKAQENQAAK, encoded by the coding sequence ATGTTGAGATTGAACCGCACCGCAAAGATCGTGCTCGGCGCGATCGCCGCCATCGTCATGCTCTTCGTCTACACGCCGCTCGCCATGGTCGTGCTGAACTCGTTCAACGCGAAGCGCGTTGCCGGGTGGCCCGTGGCCGAGTTCTCGCTCACGTGGTGGGAGGCCGCGCTCGGTAACCCGGCCGTGCACGCCGCCGTGTGGAACTCGGTGGTCGTCGCCCTCGCCGCGACCGCGATCGCCCTGCTGCTCGGCACCCTCGCCTCGTTTGCGCTGCAGCGCTACAACTTCTTCGGCCGCGAGGTCGTGAACCTGCTCATCATTCTGCCCATCACCCTGCCCGGCATCGTCACGGGTGTCGCGCTCTCGAACACCTACCACTCGGTGCTCGAACCGATGGGCATTCACATCGGCTTCTTCGGGCTCATCGTCTCGCACGCGACCTTCTGCATCGTCATGGTGTTCAACAACGTGATTGCCCGGCTTCGCCGCATGAGCCCAAACCTCGAAGAGGCGTCGATGGACCTCGGCGGCGGCATCATGCAGACCTTTCGGCTCGTCACCTTCCCGCAGTTTCGCACCGCGTTCATCGCCGGCGGCCTGCTCGCCTTCGCACTGTCGTTTGACGAGATCGTCGTGACGATCTTCACGGCGCCTCCCGGCGTCGACACGATTCCGCTGTGGATGATGAACCAGATGGGCCGCCCAAACGAGGCGAACCAGGTGAACGTCGTCGCGACAATCATGATTCTGCTCTCGCTCATCCCGGTCTACTTCTCACAGAAAGCACAGGAGAACCAGGCCGCGAAGTAG
- a CDS encoding ABC transporter permease — protein MSTQTATKRTAHPVSSSLYKRPRGRLAALITPPMLWLVGVYILSIALMLVTAFWVTDPFTSKVTPGFTFDNFVNLVKIPAFFWTAVRTLGIALAVTAICIVFAVPLAVFMAKVAGPKLRAFLAVAVTLPLWAGYLVKVLAMRITFAEEGFVNWLLNPLGISGPGFGITTVIITLTYLWFPYMIIPIYSAVSQIPTNLYDAASDLGAKGLRTITSVVFPILKPAVIAGSIMTFSLSLGDFIAARFVGGSTQMIGSIISSNINLNPPVAAAFSVVPIVIVLVFLLLVRRTGALDNL, from the coding sequence GTGTCAACACAAACCGCAACGAAGCGCACCGCACACCCGGTTTCTTCTTCGCTCTACAAGCGCCCGCGCGGCAGGCTCGCGGCGCTCATCACGCCCCCGATGCTGTGGCTCGTGGGGGTCTATATTCTTTCGATCGCGCTCATGCTCGTGACCGCGTTCTGGGTCACTGACCCGTTCACGTCGAAGGTCACGCCCGGCTTCACGTTCGATAACTTCGTGAACCTCGTGAAGATTCCGGCGTTCTTCTGGACCGCGGTGCGCACGCTCGGCATTGCCCTCGCCGTCACCGCTATTTGCATCGTCTTCGCCGTGCCCCTCGCCGTCTTTATGGCGAAGGTCGCTGGCCCGAAGCTGCGCGCCTTTCTCGCGGTCGCCGTCACGCTCCCGCTCTGGGCGGGCTACCTCGTCAAGGTGCTCGCGATGCGCATCACCTTCGCCGAGGAGGGCTTCGTGAACTGGCTACTGAACCCGCTCGGCATCAGCGGCCCAGGCTTCGGCATCACGACCGTCATCATCACGCTCACCTACCTCTGGTTTCCGTACATGATCATCCCGATCTACTCGGCGGTATCGCAGATTCCCACGAACCTGTACGACGCCGCGAGCGACCTCGGCGCGAAGGGCCTGCGCACGATCACCTCAGTCGTGTTTCCCATCCTGAAGCCGGCCGTCATTGCCGGCTCGATCATGACATTCTCGCTCAGCCTCGGCGATTTCATCGCCGCTCGATTCGTTGGCGGATCGACCCAGATGATCGGTTCAATCATCTCGTCGAACATCAACCTGAACCCGCCCGTCGCGGCCGCGTTCTCGGTGGTTCCCATCGTGATCGTGCTCGTGTTTCTGCTTCTCGTTCGCCGCACCGGCGCGCTCGACAACCTCTAG
- a CDS encoding extracellular solute-binding protein, with the protein MLKKKLMIPAAMLAAAGLAITGCSSDDAGSGDASGELKIDVPDVPMMEELGENEGEVNIVAWSGFVEDGWVKPFEEQTGCTVNRRVAGTSDEMVTLMRTGEYDLVSASGDASLRLIVGGDVQPINQELIPNFGDDIVEGMQGQVYDTLNGKSYGVPIGRGANILQYNTDVVTETPDSWSVVWEEDSPYAGKIIGYDAPIYIADAAIYLMHTQPDLGITNPYALDETQLKAAVDLLKDQNKRVSEHWADPVAQITSFTNGNTVVGTSWEVLRKLSEDDRLEGTLPKEGSTGWSDAWMLGAQSKNPNCAYQWMDYTSGAEVNGAIAMNFGMAPANAAFCELNDEAKAHCETFKATDEEYYSQVWFWTTPIEQCIDGRTDVQCTNFQQWTEAWTTVKG; encoded by the coding sequence ATGTTGAAGAAGAAATTGATGATCCCGGCGGCGATGCTCGCCGCCGCGGGTCTCGCAATCACCGGCTGTTCGTCAGACGACGCGGGCTCGGGCGACGCCTCAGGCGAGCTCAAGATCGACGTACCCGACGTACCCATGATGGAAGAGCTCGGCGAGAACGAGGGCGAGGTCAACATCGTCGCGTGGTCGGGCTTCGTTGAAGACGGGTGGGTCAAGCCCTTCGAGGAGCAGACCGGGTGCACCGTCAACCGCCGCGTCGCCGGAACCTCTGACGAGATGGTGACGCTCATGCGCACCGGAGAATACGATCTCGTGTCGGCCTCGGGCGACGCCTCGCTGCGCCTCATCGTGGGCGGCGACGTGCAGCCCATCAACCAGGAGCTCATTCCCAACTTCGGCGACGACATCGTTGAGGGCATGCAAGGCCAGGTATACGACACCCTGAACGGCAAGTCGTACGGCGTGCCCATCGGTCGCGGCGCAAACATTCTGCAGTACAACACCGACGTTGTCACCGAGACCCCCGACAGCTGGAGCGTTGTGTGGGAAGAGGATTCACCCTACGCGGGCAAGATCATCGGCTACGACGCACCCATCTACATCGCCGACGCCGCGATCTACCTCATGCACACCCAGCCCGACCTCGGCATCACGAACCCGTACGCACTCGACGAGACCCAGCTGAAGGCCGCGGTTGACCTGCTCAAAGACCAGAACAAGCGCGTCTCAGAGCACTGGGCAGACCCCGTCGCCCAGATCACCTCGTTCACGAACGGCAACACCGTCGTCGGCACCTCGTGGGAGGTTCTGCGCAAGCTGAGCGAAGATGACCGCCTCGAGGGCACACTGCCCAAGGAGGGCTCGACCGGCTGGTCAGACGCCTGGATGCTCGGCGCCCAGTCGAAGAACCCGAACTGCGCCTACCAGTGGATGGACTACACGAGTGGCGCCGAGGTCAACGGCGCAATCGCGATGAACTTCGGCATGGCGCCCGCCAACGCGGCGTTCTGCGAGCTGAACGACGAGGCGAAGGCACACTGCGAGACCTTCAAGGCAACCGACGAAGAGTACTACTCGCAGGTCTGGTTCTGGACCACGCCGATCGAGCAGTGCATCGACGGCCGCACCGACGTACAGTGCACGAACTTCCAGCAGTGGACCGAGGCCTGGACCACGGTAAAGGGCTAA
- a CDS encoding ABC transporter ATP-binding protein, giving the protein MSTDTPASGTAAVSLRGITKRFGDFTAVKDLDIEIERGEFFSMLGPSGSGKTTVLRMIAGFEAPTEGTIHLEGTDITHEAPFDREVNTVFQDYALFPHMNVLDNVAYGLTVRKMSKAEKYERSREALRQVQLDHLADRLPSQLSGGQRQRIALARALILRPKVLLLDEPLGALDKQLREQMQIELKQIQREAGITFIFVTHDQEEALTLSDRIAVYNDGKIEQVGSPREVYEFPQTEFVAKFLGVTNLISSDLSQQLFDSASQHSIRPERVGVRDATFTGEAGTVALQGVIAETVYAGPQTRYLIDTEAGVRLISEHQNAHAPRLDPSIRRGDRVTAVFDRAHATAIPGA; this is encoded by the coding sequence ATGAGCACCGACACCCCCGCCTCAGGCACCGCGGCAGTTTCACTGCGCGGCATCACGAAGCGCTTCGGCGACTTCACCGCGGTCAAAGACCTAGATATCGAGATCGAGCGAGGCGAGTTCTTCTCGATGCTCGGCCCCTCGGGCTCTGGCAAGACCACGGTGCTGCGCATGATTGCCGGCTTTGAGGCTCCCACCGAGGGCACGATCCACCTCGAGGGAACCGATATCACCCACGAGGCGCCCTTCGACCGCGAGGTCAACACCGTCTTTCAGGACTACGCGCTGTTTCCGCACATGAACGTGCTCGACAACGTGGCCTACGGGCTCACGGTGCGCAAGATGAGCAAGGCTGAGAAGTACGAGCGGTCACGCGAGGCGCTGCGCCAGGTGCAGCTCGACCACCTCGCAGACCGGCTACCATCGCAGCTTTCGGGTGGTCAGCGTCAGCGCATCGCGCTCGCCCGCGCCCTCATTCTGCGCCCCAAGGTGCTGCTGCTCGATGAGCCGCTCGGCGCGCTCGACAAGCAACTGCGCGAGCAAATGCAGATCGAGCTCAAGCAGATTCAGCGCGAGGCCGGCATCACCTTCATCTTCGTCACACACGACCAGGAAGAGGCGCTCACGCTCTCTGACCGCATCGCGGTGTACAACGACGGCAAGATCGAGCAGGTCGGCAGCCCGCGTGAGGTCTACGAGTTTCCGCAAACCGAGTTTGTCGCAAAGTTTCTGGGCGTCACGAACCTTATCTCAAGCGACCTCTCACAGCAGCTCTTCGACTCGGCCAGCCAGCACAGCATCAGGCCAGAGCGAGTCGGCGTGCGCGACGCGACCTTCACGGGCGAGGCAGGCACCGTCGCCCTCCAAGGCGTCATCGCCGAGACCGTCTACGCAGGCCCGCAAACAAGGTACCTCATTGACACCGAGGCTGGCGTGCGCCTCATCTCTGAGCACCAGAACGCGCACGCCCCGCGGCTCGACCCGAGTATTCGACGCGGCGACCGCGTGACCGCGGTGTTCGACCGGGCACACGCAACCGCGATTCCCGGCGCCTAA
- a CDS encoding FadR/GntR family transcriptional regulator, which produces MSQPEPRSSRLQVAALTPIGDAGRAEMIVDRLTGSIVAGAFAFGERLPSESELARLLGVSVVTVREALTTLRSAGLIETRRGRVGGSFVSLTRDDAELMSARTLVEMPRVTVADLGLHYEMSSASCAELACQRATDFELDVMSEILATIPALSRDAWRAKVTDMQLELASLSQSVRLTDEHVRIQSQYTPLLALQDADPEAREYTERQLAQQIEAIRDEDIGRARTVVREGIRRSTHWLIAFRQRLVAHSNDEDIRYELQNRGGSVA; this is translated from the coding sequence GTGTCGCAACCCGAACCGCGGTCGAGCAGGCTTCAGGTTGCCGCGCTCACGCCGATCGGAGACGCGGGGCGCGCAGAGATGATCGTCGACCGCCTGACCGGATCGATCGTTGCCGGCGCCTTTGCCTTCGGCGAGCGACTGCCGAGCGAATCAGAACTCGCCAGGCTACTCGGCGTTTCGGTCGTCACGGTGCGCGAAGCACTCACCACGCTTCGCTCGGCCGGGCTCATCGAGACGAGGCGCGGCAGGGTAGGGGGCAGCTTCGTCTCGCTCACCCGCGACGACGCCGAGCTGATGAGCGCGAGAACCCTCGTCGAGATGCCGCGCGTCACGGTCGCCGACCTTGGGCTGCACTACGAAATGAGCTCGGCCTCGTGCGCCGAGCTCGCGTGCCAGCGCGCAACCGACTTCGAACTCGACGTCATGAGCGAGATTCTCGCAACCATTCCAGCCCTTAGCCGAGACGCCTGGCGCGCCAAAGTCACCGACATGCAACTCGAACTTGCGAGCCTCAGCCAGTCGGTGCGCCTCACCGATGAGCACGTGCGCATCCAGAGCCAGTACACGCCGCTCCTCGCGCTGCAAGACGCCGACCCCGAGGCGCGCGAATACACCGAACGGCAGCTCGCCCAGCAGATTGAGGCGATCCGCGACGAAGATATTGGCCGCGCACGCACCGTCGTGCGCGAGGGCATTCGCCGTTCAACGCACTGGCTTATCGCGTTTCGACAGCGTCTAGTTGCACATTCGAACGATGAGGACATACGGTATGAACTACAGAATCGAGGGGGTTCTGTAGCGTAA
- a CDS encoding cache domain-containing protein, with protein sequence MEQRVFQQEAERGLALVEGFFDEVFAMLRDWAREVEADLARQLAAGPLSDGQLVALVEERSKAILGQTDVPIYGAGFCAAETVLPQGNPLAWWQGPDKQPLASSTFGVGPGAVDLRRLEWYRTPEMTGRAVVAGPFVDYLCSNQVTLTSAIPVSIDGAFAGVLCVDVLVSTLEDSFLPKLQSNNRVTVMNTNRRVVISTDVAVFTGDRLALDRVEHPSAGFASAAEHPFTVLSEPALAVAV encoded by the coding sequence GTGGAACAACGGGTGTTTCAGCAGGAAGCCGAACGGGGGCTCGCGCTGGTCGAGGGATTCTTCGACGAGGTGTTCGCAATGCTGCGCGACTGGGCGCGGGAGGTCGAGGCTGACCTTGCACGGCAACTTGCCGCAGGGCCGCTGAGTGATGGCCAGCTCGTCGCGCTCGTCGAAGAACGCTCGAAGGCGATTCTCGGCCAGACTGACGTGCCGATTTACGGCGCTGGCTTCTGCGCGGCCGAGACTGTGCTGCCGCAGGGTAATCCCCTTGCGTGGTGGCAAGGCCCCGACAAGCAGCCGCTCGCATCGTCGACCTTCGGTGTTGGCCCCGGCGCCGTCGACCTTCGCCGCCTCGAGTGGTACCGCACCCCAGAGATGACGGGCCGCGCCGTGGTCGCAGGCCCCTTCGTCGACTACCTCTGCTCGAACCAGGTGACCCTCACCTCGGCGATTCCCGTATCGATCGACGGAGCATTCGCCGGCGTGCTGTGCGTCGACGTACTCGTGAGCACCCTCGAAGACTCGTTCTTGCCGAAGCTCCAGTCGAACAACCGGGTCACGGTCATGAACACCAACCGCCGCGTCGTCATCTCGACCGACGTCGCCGTCTTCACGGGCGACCGCCTCGCCCTCGACCGCGTCGAGCACCCCTCGGCAGGCTTCGCCTCGGCGGCCGAGCACCCCTTCACGGTGCTCTCGGAGCCCGCGCTCGCGGTGGCGGTGTAG
- the ccsB gene encoding c-type cytochrome biogenesis protein CcsB has product MALYSAVIVYSLAFIFYAVDLANRSDDQRDATKSSRSVKIGFSLTVLGFLLHATATVLRGIAAERVPWANMYEFALTATLAGIFIFIIVQFFVDLRFLGTLMTGIAVLFLMVAKVNYFVPVVPLQDALNSYWLVIHILVAVLAVGLYTLAFGLAILQLMQSRRERLKKESGAEVMKMLRGFPTSERLENLSYRMTVIGFVFWTFTLIAGSIWAEASWGRYWGWDTKEVWTFVIWVLYAGYIHARATRGWRGNPSGWLNIVGFTAVIFNFTIVNQFFPGLHSYSGL; this is encoded by the coding sequence ATGGCGCTGTACTCAGCGGTTATCGTTTACTCGCTCGCATTCATTTTTTATGCGGTCGACCTCGCTAACAGGAGCGACGACCAACGCGACGCCACGAAGAGCTCACGCAGCGTAAAGATCGGTTTCTCGCTCACGGTTCTCGGCTTCCTCCTACACGCAACGGCAACGGTGCTGCGCGGTATTGCTGCCGAGCGAGTGCCCTGGGCCAACATGTACGAGTTTGCCCTCACCGCGACGCTCGCCGGAATCTTCATCTTTATCATCGTGCAGTTCTTCGTCGACCTGCGCTTCCTCGGCACCCTCATGACGGGCATCGCGGTGCTCTTCCTCATGGTCGCTAAGGTCAATTACTTTGTGCCGGTCGTGCCGCTGCAAGACGCGCTGAATTCGTACTGGCTTGTGATCCACATTCTTGTCGCCGTGCTCGCCGTCGGCCTCTACACGCTCGCCTTCGGCCTCGCGATTCTGCAGCTCATGCAGTCACGCCGCGAACGCCTCAAGAAGGAGTCGGGCGCCGAGGTCATGAAGATGCTGCGCGGTTTCCCGACGTCAGAGCGCCTCGAGAACCTCTCGTACCGCATGACGGTCATCGGCTTCGTCTTCTGGACCTTCACGCTGATCGCCGGCTCGATCTGGGCCGAGGCCTCGTGGGGCCGCTACTGGGGCTGGGACACGAAAGAGGTCTGGACCTTCGTCATCTGGGTGCTCTACGCCGGCTACATTCACGCCCGTGCGACCCGCGGCTGGCGTGGCAACCCTTCGGGCTGGTTGAACATCGTGGGCTTCACTGCAGTGATCTTCAACTTCACGATCGTGAACCAGTTCTTCCCGGGTCTGCACTCGTACTCGGGGCTGTAG
- a CDS encoding mannose-1-phosphate guanylyltransferase, whose translation MTAERDPIDRLTCVIPAGGVGSRLWPLSRAKAPKFLLDLTGSGSSLLSSTWQRLEPLVDPERIMVVTGQAHAPLVRAQLPDLPEHNLITEPSPKDSSAAIGLAAALLEIRDPDAIIASFAADHVIRGSVLFERAVRTAVAAADEGSIVTIGIHPTFPSTGFGYIKGGGARTDLAPFDVYDVDEFVEKPNQETAERYITEGGYLWNAGMFIARATVLLEAMAKSEPQLVADLREIAASWNSSDGAQKREELWPHLKKVAIDYTVAEPEAAAGNMVCVSAHFEWDDVGDFASVAKLLTRGRQSDLAVLGDSAQVLSHKSSGIVVSESDRLVALVGVDDIVVVDTSDVLLVTTKQHAQDVKQLVDRMKLSGGGHLL comes from the coding sequence ATGACAGCTGAGCGTGACCCTATTGATCGTCTAACGTGCGTGATTCCCGCGGGCGGAGTTGGCTCACGCCTCTGGCCGCTCTCACGGGCCAAAGCCCCAAAATTCTTGCTCGATCTCACGGGCTCAGGCTCATCGCTGCTCAGCTCCACGTGGCAGCGGCTCGAGCCCCTCGTCGACCCCGAGCGCATCATGGTGGTGACGGGCCAGGCGCACGCGCCCCTCGTTCGCGCCCAACTGCCTGACCTGCCCGAGCATAACCTCATCACCGAGCCATCACCCAAAGACTCGTCGGCAGCGATCGGCCTCGCGGCCGCCCTGCTCGAAATTCGCGACCCCGACGCGATCATCGCCTCATTCGCCGCCGACCACGTCATTCGCGGATCGGTGCTCTTCGAACGCGCCGTTCGCACTGCCGTCGCGGCAGCCGACGAGGGCTCGATCGTCACGATTGGCATTCACCCCACCTTTCCCTCGACCGGCTTCGGCTACATCAAGGGCGGCGGTGCTCGCACCGACCTCGCCCCCTTCGACGTGTACGACGTCGACGAGTTCGTCGAGAAGCCCAACCAGGAGACCGCCGAGCGATACATCACCGAGGGCGGCTACCTCTGGAACGCGGGCATGTTCATCGCCCGCGCCACCGTGCTGCTCGAGGCCATGGCCAAGTCAGAGCCCCAGCTCGTCGCCGACCTTCGCGAGATCGCCGCGAGCTGGAACTCAAGCGACGGCGCCCAGAAGCGCGAAGAACTGTGGCCGCATCTGAAGAAGGTCGCGATCGACTACACGGTCGCAGAGCCAGAGGCCGCCGCCGGCAACATGGTCTGCGTCTCGGCCCACTTCGAGTGGGACGACGTCGGCGACTTCGCCTCCGTCGCGAAGCTCCTCACCCGCGGCCGCCAAAGCGACCTCGCCGTGCTCGGCGACAGCGCCCAGGTACTCTCGCACAAGTCGAGCGGCATCGTCGTCTCTGAAAGCGACCGCCTCGTCGCGCTCGTCGGCGTCGACGACATCGTCGTGGTCGACACGAGCGACGTACTGCTCGTCACCACGAAGCAGCACGCTCAGGACGTGAAGCAACTCGTCGACCGCATGAAGCTGTCGGGCGGCGGGCACCTGCTGTAG
- the sdhC gene encoding succinate dehydrogenase, cytochrome b556 subunit, which translates to MSTNTAGQAPAVAPKKQRVGGTLYRGNQGMWSWVLHRITGVAIFFFLLVHVLDTALIRVSPEAYNVVIGAYQTPIMGLGEVALVGAIVYHAYNGIRIILVDYWSKGPKYHKAMFNIVLVAWVITMAGFTPRHLMNVFGW; encoded by the coding sequence GTGTCCACCAATACAGCAGGCCAAGCCCCTGCGGTAGCGCCGAAAAAGCAACGCGTTGGAGGTACTCTCTACCGCGGCAACCAGGGCATGTGGTCCTGGGTTCTGCACCGCATCACCGGTGTGGCCATCTTCTTCTTCCTTCTCGTGCACGTTCTCGACACCGCGCTCATTCGCGTGAGCCCTGAGGCGTACAACGTGGTCATCGGCGCCTACCAGACCCCGATCATGGGTCTTGGCGAGGTCGCCCTCGTGGGTGCGATCGTCTACCACGCCTACAACGGCATTCGCATCATTCTGGTCGACTACTGGTCGAAGGGCCCCAAGTACCACAAGGCGATGTTCAACATCGTGCTGGTCGCATGGGTCATCACCATGGCGGGCTTCACGCCTCGTCACCTCATGAACGTGTTCGGCTGGTAG
- a CDS encoding succinate dehydrogenase hydrophobic membrane anchor subunit has protein sequence MTAVATRGKSGTNWEKWGWIYMRVSGILLVVLIFGHLFTNLMVGDGIHAIDFGFVGGKLAQPFWQVWDTLLLWLALIHGANGMRTIVNDYVTKQGAAKALKIALFLAAALLILLGTLVVWTFEPCPEGADPALLASFCSAQ, from the coding sequence ATGACTGCAGTAGCAACTCGCGGTAAGAGCGGCACCAACTGGGAAAAGTGGGGCTGGATTTACATGCGCGTCTCGGGAATTCTTCTCGTCGTGCTCATTTTCGGCCACCTCTTCACCAACCTCATGGTTGGCGACGGCATTCACGCAATTGACTTCGGCTTTGTTGGCGGCAAGCTCGCACAGCCGTTCTGGCAGGTGTGGGACACGCTGCTCCTGTGGCTCGCCCTCATTCACGGTGCCAACGGCATGCGCACCATCGTCAACGACTACGTGACCAAGCAGGGAGCGGCGAAGGCGCTGAAGATCGCGCTCTTCCTCGCGGCAGCATTGCTTATTCTGCTCGGCACCCTCGTTGTTTGGACATTCGAGCCCTGCCCGGAAGGCGCTGACCCCGCTCTCCTCGCATCGTTCTGCTCGGCACAGTAA